The Maridesulfovibrio salexigens DSM 2638 region ACTGCTCCCAGCCATAGTATTGCTCGCATTGCAAGTTCTGATTGTCCCTTGTGCTCTTGCTTATAATTCCACCTTGCCTACTTTCCCTGACTTTTCGGAACAGGGAACCGATAATGAGCCAGATCTCCATAAAACTATGCAGGGCACATTTAAGGTGGTTTTTTCCCCGCGCAAAGAAGTCATTCTTTCTGCGGAGGTGGATTCCACAGTCAGCCTCGTTGCAAAGGAGTTCGGGCAATCCTTCAAAAAGGGGCAGGTACTGATCAAACTGAACCCGGAAATGTTTGTCTGGCGACAGGATAAGGCCAAAGCCCTCCACAAAAAGGCTGCAGAAACCTTCAAGGTTATCGAAAATCTGTACAAAGACAAATCCCGTTCCATCATTGATTTGGAAGAAGCCCGTGCAGATTTGACCATTTCCAAAGCTAATATGCGTATTGCCAGTAAGGAAGTAGGGTTTTGCACCATCAAGGCTCCTTATTCCGGCCGGGTTGAAAGGCTGCTGGTGGATGAACGGGAATGGGTGGAAGCAGGCACTCCGCTGATTAAAATTGTTAGCGATTCGGTGTTGCTGGCCCGCACATTGGTGCCGTGGAATGAGCTAAAGTCCTTTCCCATTGGGAAACAGGTAGATATTGAGCTGACTAGCGGTGAGACAGTGAAAGGGAAAGTCTCCCACGTAGGCGCGGTTATGGACTCCGCCAGTCAGACCTTTGAAGTGAAGATCGAAGTGCCCAACTCAAAACGAAAACTCAAATGCGGCATGACCGGCCATATTCCTACGCCCATAGCCAAGGTTGCTGAGCGATGAGTAATGAACAGCACCCGGCAATGATCTTGCACCAGCTTTCCACGGAATTGCTGGCTGCGGAAAACCTGAAGCAACTTTATTTTCGACTGCTAAACCGTTCTATTTCGCTTTGTCCTTATAAACGGGCCGTGCTGTTCAAGGTTGATGGGAAGCGCGCAAACTTTTTGGCTGTATCCGGTAAATCCGGAGTGGATGCTTATTCCGAAATGGTCGAAAAATGGGAATCTTTAGCCTCGTCACTTTCTGGCAAAGATAAACCGCAATTGCTGAACGAAGGCGTATTTTCCGATCAAGAAGCGCAGAATTGGAAATTTATCAGCGACCATACCAACGGTCTTTCCGTATATTGGCTACCGATCAAACCGTGGGGAAAGACAAAATATGTCCTCTGGTTTGAACGCTGGGAACAGGAAGAGTGGACTGAACGGGATTTACAATTGCTCAGTCTCGTTGGTGTCAGCGCAAAGGCTGCTTTTGAAAGGCTGGAACCGGAAACATTGTGCCGTCGCATAAGAGGGAAGTTTTTCAGCTGGCGACGTTTTTTGGTTGCAACTGTTGTGTTGCTTGCAGTGCTGCTCTCATGGCGGGTTCCGCTTCGAGTAGTTGCCCCGTGTGAGATTATCCCAGAAGATCCTTTTATTGTTACCGCGCCTCTTTCCGGTGTTGTCTCCGAGGTTCTGGTTGAGTCCGGTGATCAGGTTAAAGCAGGCAGTTTACTTTTTGATTACGATCCCCGTGTGGTTATGCAAGAGTTGAAAATAGCTCAGCAGCAAGTAAAAACCCTGCAGCGAACTTTAATGAATACTGAACTTAAGGCTCTTGACAGCTCAAAAGCAAAGGCTGAGTTGTCAATTTTAGAGTGCCAACTAGAGCAGGAACGGATCAGACTAAAGGTATCAGAGTATAGAGCCTCTTTGTTGGATGTCCGGGCCGAGGTTAACGGTTCGATCATCGTGGATAACCCTGATGAATGGCGTGGCCGACCGGTTGAAGTTGGTCAGAAGGTGCTCATGGTGGTTGATCCGCAGAATATAAACTTGCGTATCTGGCTTCCGGAAGCGGATAACGTTAATTTCAGCAACAGCACTGAAGTTAAAGTACTTTTGAACGCATTTCCTGATGATTCATTGCATGCGCGGATTAAATACGTGGCCCAGAGTGTTTCCGTAAGCCCGGAAGGTGTTCCCTCGATAATGGCCGAAGGAGCCTTTGATGGCCAAGCCAATATCGGAGAAGGAAAGCTTAGGATGGGGTTGAAGGGATCTGCTGTGCTCTATGGCGAAAAGGTTTCTGTTGCCTACTGGTTGCTGCGTAAACCATGGGCATCAGCTCGAAGAATAATGGGAATTTAAAGGAGAATAGACATGGCTGATGAAAGTAACGATCTCAAAGTGGTTATCCCCAACGATCTTGATTACAAATTTCGCGATTTTTTCAATGTAAATGCTTCCGCCACGGAAGTGGTTATTGAAATGGGCAATGTACACCGTTCGGTAAAGAATGAAGCCGTGCTGCGTGATCGTGTGGTTTTTTCCGTTCCCGGGGCAATCCAACTCAAGGATGCCCTGAACTCAGCCCTTGCGGAAGTGGAACGCCAGATTCGGGAAGCAGCAGAGAACAACAAGGTTTAGCATTATGATGTCAGGGGATACTCCCCTTCCGATTCTACGTCCGGATCTCGATATTATTCCGGGCCCGAAAGCCCATGACGGTTCACCCACAACGGTTGTTTATGATCCTCTTGCAAGGTCATACAACCGTTTTTCGTGGTTTGAGTTTGCAGTAATCAGGTTGCTGGGGCAGCCGCGAACTCTGGATGAAGTGGTTGATTTACTGAAGCAGGAAACAACCATGGACCCTACAGCTGAAGAAATTCTGAGCGTCTGTCAGGAATTGGTCAGGGAAGGACTGACCATAAATACTCTCATCCAGCAACCCGATCAGCTTGAGAAAGAAGTGAAAGCCAGAACTCCGCACTGGTTCAAATGGCTCTTGCATCACTATCTGTATTTCCGCATCCCTCTTTTGCGGCCTGACTCATTTCTAAGAAAAACAATCAATTACGTGCGTCCGTTGGCCTCCAATGCGGCTTTTACCTTATATTTCATATGCGGAATTATGGGGCTGATTCTGGTAAGTATGCGACATGAACAATTCTTCCATACCTTCCAGTATTTTTTCAATTTCAAAGGATTGCTTTATTACGGCACGGCCATAACGTTCGTAAAAATCGTTCATGAATTTTCACATGCCTACACTGCCAAGGCGCACGGCTTAAGAGTCCCGGTCATGGGGGTGGCTTTCATTGTGCTCTGGCCAGTGGCTTATTGTGACGTAACCGATGCATGGCGTATTCCCAAACAGCGAAAGCGACTTCCGGTTGCCGCTGCCGGGATAATCGCAGAATTGGTTATAGCTGGTTTCTGCCTCGTAGGCTGGGCTTTCACTCAACCGGGATTGTTGAATAGTCTGTTTTTCGTAGTATCCACGGCATCGCTCATTTCCACGCTGTTGGTGAACCTGAACCCGGCTATGAGTTTTGACGGTTACTACATCTTCATGGATGTGTCCGGCATCGACAACCTGCGTTCAAGGGCTTTCAATTACCTAAGATATTTATTTAGAACTTTCTGCCTAGGGATGAGCCTTACCGCTCCAGAAAAGCCCATAGGTTGGCGCAAATTTCTTTATGTCACATATTCCATATACTCATGGGCTTATCGCTTTTTTCTGTATATTGGTATCGCCGTGTTGGTTTATTACAAATTTACCAAACTGCTGGGGATCTTTTTGTTTCTGGTAGAAGTGTGGTGGTTTATCGCTCTGCCCATCGTCAAGGAGATTACGTCCGTGATAAAAATGCGCAAAATGCTTACATTCAATGCCAGATTGGTGACCTCGTTGTTACTGCTCGTTTCGTTGGCGGCATGGCTTGTCTGGCCCCGTTCGCATACTTACTATTTCCCTGCTGTGGTTGAAGCACGAAATATGCAACAAATTTACGCTCCTTTTTCTGGGGTAGTAACTGAAATAAAGGGCAGCCGGGGGAAGAAAGTCAGAGCAGGTGATGAAATATTGAGCATAGCGTCTGTTCCCCTGCGGGCCGAGATAAGCGAGCTCTCTCTGCAAGAGAAGATTCTGGATAAAGAAGCACAACTTCTGTTCATCCAGCACAATTTTTCCGCTATTCCTGAGAAGGAGGAAGAAAAGCATCAAGTCGCTTCCAGATTGCAGGGAATAAAAAAGAGGCAGGAATTCTATAATATTTCCGCACAGGTTTCAGGGGTAATTACTGAATGGGATCGCAATCTGAAAGCAGGACAGCACGTTCGTCAGAATCAGGTTTTTGGCCGCATTGTTAATCCTGAAGATTTCTATTTCGCAGCTTATATTCCAGAAGACAAAGTAGACCTTTTATCTGAAGAAGGGACAGTTTTATTTTACCCGGAAACCGGAGCTGAAGCCGTTTCGGGCACCATTATTAAGATTGGAAAGAGCAAAACCGACTCGACACGTCATATCGCTCTAACTTCACTTGCTTCAGGAGATATTCCGGCAACCCGGGATAGCTATGGCAACATTTCCTTACTAGAAGCCCGGTACGTGGTTGAAATCAGTCCAGATAGCCCAATGGGATTACCGTTGGGAAAAAGTGGTAAAATGCGTATGCAGATGGTCCCTAGATCCTATCTGATTGATATGTGGCATAAGGTTTACCGGACTTTGGTGAGAGAGAGTAATTTTTAAAGGTAGTCGCAAAATTAGGTACTTATGATAAATAGCATAGCGTGTTTAATTTTATTTCAAATTAACAGGAACCCCCCTCAGAGTTTCCTGTTCTCCAGTCATAGCCTTGCCCTTGATATTCCCAGTGCCGAGGGCTTTTTTCTCGGCGTATGAGCCGTGTTTATCAATCATCACGTTTCCTGAATGATTTTGAATTTTTAATCACGGGTCATTTTTGCCATGTTTACTCCTCTGACTGGTTGGTTTTTATGTTGATTTCTTGTCCATGCCTACTGATTGCCGAACACCACCATTGGGCTGGCAGGGGCGGGAGGTAACCGCTTGATTCAGCAATTTTAAGGCAATCAAGTATAGTCTGCAAGCTCAGTGAAAATTTATGAAACTGGTCCTGAATTGCGAATACAAGTTCTGAATGATTGTCAATTGATGCTGTATTGTCTTTATTTTCAACTAGTTCAGCAGGGTTGTCGAATGGTTTAATAGTGTCTGGTGTTTTTGACGTGTGCAGTTGTTCTAGAAAATTTGAAAGTCGTTTTTTTGAACTATTTGGTAACTCGACATCGTTGAGAGCGTTTTCGATCTCTGTTTTAAGTCCGGCTATATTGTAGCCCTGATTCATGTAATGCATGAAGCTGAATGTGTTATTTCCTGAAATTAACCAACTCAGGTCTACATTAATTTCGGATGCCAGCATATATAGGGAGCTACAGCTGATGCTGTCCAGCATACCACTTTCATAACTAGTCAATGTATCTGTCCCTAATGAGGTCCGTCTTGAAAGTTCTGCGATACTGATTTTCTTCTCAGTCCTTGCCTGCTTCAGCCTTTGACCGATTTGTTTGGTAAGTTGCCTACGATATTCTTTGTGATACCTTGAAAGACGATCAATTAACTGCTGTGATGCTGTTCGTTTCATTTATATATTCTCGCTGTAACATTTAAGCGGCCCCCCTCAGACCCGCTTGTTAATTTACATTGCCATAGCCTTAGCTGTCTGTTGCTTCTTAGCAACTTTATTCTGTTGTTTAAAAAGTCTGGAAAGCTGCTTCTTCACCTCTCCAAGCCCACTGGATTGATGCAGGTCATTGAAGTCGCTGAGACCTTGTCCTCGTTCCGCTTCGGTAAACTTGGGAACAATGGTTGTTCCACCGACAGCTCTAGCTGCTTTTTCGGCTTTTTCGACACCTACATTGTTATTCAGGTGATGGTCGTTGTCGCCTGCGATCACAATCTGGCATTGCGGGTAGCTTTCTTTCAGGGCTTTAGCTACTGGCTCAAGATTTGAAGCATCAAAAGCCACAATTGTTGGCTCATTAGTGGCCATATGCACGCTTGCAGCAGTGGCGTATCCTTCAGCGATAATAATTTTTCCACTACCGTTGAATTTGCTGTCAGGATCAATTGCGTGGAACATACCTGCCTTAAGGCCTCCTTTCTCAAAGAGTTTGCCTTCCGGAGCTATGGTTTGAAGCGTGTGGATATGACCGCGTACGTCATGACCAGGTACAAGCAGATCCCCGCGCTCGTTGACCTTGACCCCGTAGGCCGGAACACCTTTTTTAGTGAGGTATTCCTGCTGCTGGGTGGCCCACTTGGCGTTGGTCCACTTGGCAAAAGAACGTTTTGAAGCCTTTTCGCGCTGCTCGGCGAGGGCTTTCTCTCGTTCGATCCTCTTCTGTGCAGCCTGTGCCTTGATTTGAGACTTTTCTTCAGCGGTAAGTTCAAGGCCATCAGCCTTCCAGTTCATTTTCAAGCCAGTCTTATGATTCTGGATGAATCCTGCAGGGCGGGCATCAAGGAATCCTTTGTATGCACCGTCTCTTGAATTGGGTTTGCCATCGATGACTGGCACGCGCTGTAGTGTTCCGTCCATGATTGGCTGCTGGCCCTGAAGATCAAGTCCGGCTTCCTGCAAGGCTTTGGCAAATTCCTGAACAGCATTTGTCTGCGGAGCATTGACCTTTTCCTTGGGAAGCCAATTGGCTAAGGTGTTGAGGTCTGTTCCGGTGGGAGCAAACCACAACTTCTCGGATTTATCCCAGCGTGCGCCGAGCTTCTTGGCCTGTCCTTTTTCCTGATAGGGAACATTGAGATAGGTCTTTTCTGTGGCAAGACGGGGTTCCTGAGGCTTTTCTTTTTGCTGCGCTGCGGCTTTGTTCTCCGGTAGCCATGCAGCGAATTTTTGAACGTCTTCTCCTTCAGGGGCGAACCACATTTTTTGAGTCTGGTCCCATTTGGCTCCGAGCTGCTTTGCTTGATTCTTCTCAGAGAAGGGTACTTTGAGCCATGTCTTGCCGTTCTCCGGAACTCCATATTTTGATTCGCGCTGTTCCAGCTTTGCCTTGTCCGGGGCAGAAACTGACATGCCTTGCTCCTTGGTTGCTTCCTTGCCGCGTTCTTTCTCAAATCCTAGAGTGTAATCCTTGATCTTTTCAGCACTCTGGCAGGCCCGGACGATCTCATAAGGATCTTCCTTCAGAACTTTGACCCAGCTTTTCACGTAACTGGCATGTTGTTCCGGATTATGGCTGATGCCGAGTTCTGAACTGGTCATCCAGCTTGCTATTTCCGCGCGCAGTTCTTCCTTGGCGTAGAACTCCGAGCCGAAAGGACCGAATTCACGGTCAAGCCGTGATTCATGGCCGGTCCAATGTCCCAGTTCGTGCAGGGCGGTGCTGTAGTATTTGTCGGGACTGTCAAAGGCCGCGTGCGGGGGAAGATGGATTTCATCAGAAGAAGGTCTGTAGAATGCCCGGTCGCGTTGATCATGGGTGATGCTTGCGCCGGAATTCTCCAGAATGGCTTCAGCTCGTTCATCCGGATTCCAAGATATCTCCCGGCCATCCCATTCAGGAATCCCGTCAATCTGGCTGGCGTGGAAGACATTGGAGAAACGCAGGATCGGCTTTTCAAGTTGGATTCGTTCAGCCTTTACGTTGCCATCTTCATCCCGTTCCGGCTTGCCGTCTTCGTCCTTCTCAACACTGACTTGAGACATCTGCCAAAAGACTATGGTCTGAGACTTTGAGCCCTTACGAACCTGCCAGCCTTTTGATTCAGCCTGTTTGTAGGACATGAATCTAGGATCATTCAGTCCGTCTGAACTGAGCATGACCTGGTTGATTCCACGATAGACTGCTCCGGAGACAGGGTTGAAAGCCGGCTGGAATTCACCAGCTTTCCATGGCCTTTGCCAGGGCGCGGTTCCTTTTTCCAGTTTATCGATGATTTCTTCGGCAAACCGCTGATAATATGGTGTCTTAGCTTTTGCCATTTTGTCATTCCTCCGTTTCAATTTCTTCAGGGTCGAAGGGATCAAAAGAAGCGTCTTCCGCTTCTTCAAGCGTGAGTGCATCTTCCTCGAAGGCTCCCATGTGGTCGGCCAGCTCCGGGTCAACCTCGATGGCTGCGCCGGGATTTTCAGTCATTTCCCGGTCGAGCTGGTCGGCCTGATCGTTCAAGTGTTTTTTGATTTCGTCGTTGTCGGGCATGTTTTCTCCTTGGGTTTGCGGGTTAGCTTTCAAGTTTAGGTTTTCCTTTCTCATCAAAGCAGCGGAATTTGCATTCAGGAAAACCGCTGCAACTCCACCAGAACAAGCCCTTGCGCTTGGCTGGCCTGCGGATCAGACCTTTGCCGCAATCCGGGCATTTATGTTCTTTGGATGCTGCAAGCTTCTTGGCAGGCTTGGCCTTGAGATCCGGCTTACCGGCTTTGTTGGGAAAGGTTGCGTTGCAATCGGGATATGCGGAGCAGCCCCAGAATTTACCTTTCGGTCCTTTGCGGGGCTTCAGGAATCCGGTTTTGCATTTGGGGCATTGAACGGCGCTGCTCTTGATATTTATGCCTTCACGTTTGACGCGCGCGATCTCCTGAGCAACGGAACCGTCCACCTCCTCGATGAGCTGGAGGTAATTCAGTTCGCCGGCTTCGATTTGCTTTTGCTTCTCGTGCCAGAGAGCGGTCATGTCCGGTTTTACTGCAAATTCCGGTAGGGCATCATGGAATTCCCGGCCCAGCTCGGTGCTGATGACCTTCTTGCTTTTTTCCGCCACAAAGCCGCGCCTGAAGAGCGTTTCAATGTGGGAGTCGCGTGTGGCCGGAGTCCCGATTCCGCCGGATTCGTCTTGCTTGTCGCTATCCTTGTCCATAAACAGCTTTTTGATTTCAGGGTCGGTCACATACTTTGCGACCGAGGTGAGATCCTTGAGCAGACTTTTCATGGTGTAGCGTGCCGGGGGCTTGGTGAAAGACTTCACTGATTCGGCGGATTCAACGGTGCCGGAATCATTCTGCTGGAGCTTGTGCAGCTCCGGCTGCTTCTCGGCTTTTTCGTAATCTTTGAGATATTGCTCATCCAGCAGCCGCCAGCCCGGTGAACTGTTCAGCCTGCCTTCAGCCTTGAATTTGTGGCCGGCTATTTTCAGTTCCACTTTTGTGGCCACAAATTCTGCCGGAAGATAAAACTGAGCAATATAGAGCTTCACGATCAGCGTATAAATGCGTCGTTCGTCTTCGTTCAGCTTGCCCAGCTCTGGCACATTCATGGTCGGAATTATGGCATGGTGCGCAGTGACTTTCTTGGAATTGAAAGCCTTAGACTTCAGGTTCGGAGCAGCGTATTCGGCCATGTCTCCAAAAGCCGGAGTCAGAGCCTGCAACAGCTCCGGTGCTTCTGCGTGCCGCTCGTCATTGAGGTAACGGCAATCGCTGCGGTTGTATGTGATCGCCTTGTGCTGGTCGCGCAGCCGCTGGGTAATCTCCAGCACCTTTTTCGGCTTGTAGTTCCAGAGTCCGGCAGCATCGGCCTGCAAAGCAAGCAGGTTGTAGGGCAGGGGAGGATCATTCTTGCGCTCGGAAGTCTGCACGGAAAGAACCGTGGCCGGCTGACCTTGGACTTCGTTGGCAATCTTTTTGCCAAATACCGCATCCGCGATCCTGCCTTTCTCATCCACCGGTGCATCATCGGCGGGAATATATTCGGCCTCAACCAACTGACTAGGCATATCAATCTGTGCTTTTACTGTATGATAAGCCTGTTTTTCATGTCCTTCATGGGCGCGGTCACGAGCCACCACCAAACCAAGGATGGGGGTCTGGACCCGGCCAACCGAGAGCACACCCTGATAGCCTTTTTTCTGGGCCAGCGTGGAATAGCAACGAGTCAGGTTGTAACCATACCGCTGATCACAAACAGCACGAGCCAGCGCGGACATGGACAGCCCATGGTATTTGCTGTTGTTCTCCATGTTCTTAAGGGCTTTGAGAATTGCGGAGCCGTTGTTGTCGTTGATCAGCAATCTTTTGGTCGGTTTTTCCAGTAGACCAGCAAACTCGATAACTTCATCGACCAGACGCTGACCTTCCGGGTCCGGGTCGCCGGCATTGACCAGCTCGTCGGCCTGATGAGCCAGCTCGATGATTTTTTTGAGATGGTCGACGTGCTTACTTTCCGGGGCATAGGTAACCGGCCACTTCATAGGCAGGGTATTCAGATCCCAGAGCTTGTAACGTTCGTCGTGTTCTTCCGGATCAGTCAGTCGCAGCACATGACCCCAGAGCCAGGTGATACGATCGCCGTTTACTTGAAAGGCTGCTCCGGTCGGCCTATCTGGGCCGCCCAGAGCTTGCGATATGGCTAAGGCCACATCTCGTTTTTCAGCGATGAATAGACGCATGATCTATCCTCCGAATTTAAAGGTTAAAACAGGTATGACCCTCCGCACCTGATCCATATTCACCAGCCCGAAGTAACGGCCATCAAAGCTGTTTTCGGTGTAGGTGGACAGGGCCAGACCTTTGGCAGAGGGGATAACAGTGGATTTCAGGAAAATTGGAAGTTGGCGGCCGTAGCGATCGCTGGATCTCGCTTGTGTGTGTGGAAGCAGCTTGGAATTAATGCAGACTCCTTCAGCGGATATCTTAATGGAATCTCCGGGAAGGCCGGCTAATTTCTTGAGCAGCGGTCTGTTACCGTTCAGGCCCAGATAGTGCCGCTCAAGGGAAATTTGGAAATAGGGATTTTCTTCAGCAAGACTGAAGGTGATCAGGTCGCCTCGCTCAGGCTTGCCGGGGACAATCTGGTAAATTCCATGGGGCATGGAATCGGTGAAGTTGAAGCGAAAGCCCAATTCATGCAGCAAGAAGACGATTCCCAGCGCATGGAGAAAGAACAGGATCAGCAGCATATTTTTCATGCTGCGTTCCTGTTGATATTCTTGGTCCAGTATGATTTACGCCATGAACGTTTTGTTGCCTCGGTACTGATGGGCATGGAGCAGAGAGCATCAATTTCTTGCAGCTCTTCAGGAGTTAGTTCAGCCAACCATGCTTCAAACTTCTCATCACGGGCTGCCTGTTCAGCTTCTTTTGATTTCTTTTTGTCCAGTTCTTGCAGTTCGCGAATGACAGCTTTTTCTCTCTTGGCATTAGCAAGGGCCTGCTCGTTAGGAGTCAGGAAGCCTACAGGCCTGCGCCATGTGCCTTTGCTTTTCAACGTGGCGAATAGGTAATTGCAGGGGCCTTTGCGCGCTTCCGGGAAAGTGTCGTGTTCCAGTTCCCATTCAGCGGCATGTAGTGAGTTCTCGATATCGAGGATTGTTTCATCGAAGGAAAGTCGGTGCTGAGCTATCTGGCGGATCTGATCCGGACCAAACCGTTCCTCATGGAGTCGGGGCCAAAGGATTTGAAATTCGTCTGTGCTGATTGAAAGCAGTCTGCGCGCCCAACGTTCTTCTTCACTCTCTTCAGAACCAGATAGATTTTTTATCTGTCTATCTAATAGTACCGGGTTTTGATACTGATCAGCATTGGTATCAGGCTGCGGAACTGAATTGCCTTCAGCCCTTGACTGGCAAGGGATAATGCCTTGTTTAGTAGCTAAAATACCATTGGTAACAGGATACCGATCATGTTTGGTATCAAGATTGGTATCATTGCGGTCATGATACCGGTCATGTTCGGTAACACCGTGTTGATACCGATCAGCATTGGTAACATCCTGAACCGGAAAGGCTTGCAATAGTTCCTTCATGCGTCCCATGGGGCCGCTGTTCAGCTTTAGGATGATACCAAAGCGGGGACCGCGTTCGTGTGTCCTTTTGGTGTATATCTCGGCTTCGTGTCCCTGTTTGATGACCCGCCTAGCTGTTACTTCGCTGCAAGCTGCATCTCTGGCAATAGATTGAATTACAAGGGATATCTCATCCTGTTCAGTCTGTTCTGAAAGGGCAGAGATGATACCGAACACTCGCTTGCCCTGATCGGATAAGCGGGAAAAGAGTATGTCTATATTGTCGGCAAGGTTCAGTGATTGGGCTGGCTCGGCATTTTGAACAAGCCTGTTACCAAAGTTGATTTGATACCGGTCAGCATTGGTAACATCCTGCGCTTGATACCGGTCATGATCGGTATCAAGCAGCAATCCGTATTCCTGCTTGTAGAGACTCAGGAAGAACTCGCAGCGTTCTTTATACAAGGTAATGATGCTGCCATGCCTGCGTCCGGATTCGTGATTTTCACGAAGGAAGAGTCCCGCTTTTTCTCCTTTGGGAAGAGTGCGCAGGACGCTCAATTTGCTGCATTTAACACCGTGTTGCAGACTTGAAACCACAAAAGGAAACGGCTCATCCATAGTCGGCCCGGACTGGATAAGGGCGGCAAGAATTCTTTTGCCGGTCACGGAAAGACGGTTGTAGAATCCGGCAATATCACGGCGCATGAGCTTCCTCAGATGATCGGTATCAGCTTGATTCTGATACTGATCACTGTAGTTACTAGAGCCTTGAGGTTCGTATTCTCGTGCCGTTGCATTCATGGACTGATTCCTTAGAAGTCAGGTCAGTTGAAATTAAATCGCCTGCGTTGATTCCTTCAGGCATTACGCAAAGGTCGTCACAGCCAGGGCAGCGCACTTGCTTGCCCATTTTCATGGCCCGGTGTTGACCAGGCTCTTTGCATTCTCCGAAGAGAGGTTTCAGGAACGGAATTCGTCCCTGATCCACTTTCATCAAGGCGCGTCCAGAAACTTGTTCCGGAGGCAAAAACATGTATGGAACACGGCCATCGCCATGACAGACCGGGCAGCTGGGACGACCTGTCTTTCTGGTTCCATTGGCGGCCATCCAAGCAGAGCAGGCCGGACAGGTCCGGCAGGCCTCACGCGGGAAACGCACAGGGAGCAGTGTTTCAATTTCAGTATTCTTCATCTTCATAAACAGTGCCCTCTTCGAGCTCTTCCATCTCAGCATCCAAATCTATTGCCGGCTCGTTAGGAGCTGGCGTTTCTTCGATCTGCTCATTAAGTTTGTCGGATTTATCAGGGGCCGGAATCTTCGACCTTTCAAGGAATTTCGGATCAAGGAAGAAGAGGATCTGCTTGCCGTATATAGGAGCAAAACCGGCGGGAAAGATAAGCATATCGCCTGATTTGGTTATCATTCCGTTATGATCCTTTTCCGCACCGGGAAGTCGCATGCATTCGTCAGGAGTGAGCAGGGCGCGTTTAGCTTCGGAAACGCTTACATTGGCTCTGCTTAATCGTCCGGCTCTTGTGCCGGAAATTGAGGTCTTTCTTTGTACGACTGTTGCTTCACCGGTCATCTTGGAAAGGACTTGTGCTGTTTCAATTTTGTTAGGAGCGTAAGCCATGCGTAGATGGCAGTTACTCATGATGGATTCTTCCTTTCCATAGGCGGACTGGAGTTGAGTTAGATCCTGCACGATAATGTAGGCCTTGATCCCGTAACCGGCCATGAAAGCCAGGGCTCGTTCAAAGATTTCCATTTTGCCCAGGGA contains the following coding sequences:
- a CDS encoding DNA topoisomerase, which codes for MRLFIAEKRDVALAISQALGGPDRPTGAAFQVNGDRITWLWGHVLRLTDPEEHDERYKLWDLNTLPMKWPVTYAPESKHVDHLKKIIELAHQADELVNAGDPDPEGQRLVDEVIEFAGLLEKPTKRLLINDNNGSAILKALKNMENNSKYHGLSMSALARAVCDQRYGYNLTRCYSTLAQKKGYQGVLSVGRVQTPILGLVVARDRAHEGHEKQAYHTVKAQIDMPSQLVEAEYIPADDAPVDEKGRIADAVFGKKIANEVQGQPATVLSVQTSERKNDPPLPYNLLALQADAAGLWNYKPKKVLEITQRLRDQHKAITYNRSDCRYLNDERHAEAPELLQALTPAFGDMAEYAAPNLKSKAFNSKKVTAHHAIIPTMNVPELGKLNEDERRIYTLIVKLYIAQFYLPAEFVATKVELKIAGHKFKAEGRLNSSPGWRLLDEQYLKDYEKAEKQPELHKLQQNDSGTVESAESVKSFTKPPARYTMKSLLKDLTSVAKYVTDPEIKKLFMDKDSDKQDESGGIGTPATRDSHIETLFRRGFVAEKSKKVISTELGREFHDALPEFAVKPDMTALWHEKQKQIEAGELNYLQLIEEVDGSVAQEIARVKREGINIKSSAVQCPKCKTGFLKPRKGPKGKFWGCSAYPDCNATFPNKAGKPDLKAKPAKKLAASKEHKCPDCGKGLIRRPAKRKGLFWWSCSGFPECKFRCFDEKGKPKLES
- the traF gene encoding conjugative transfer signal peptidase TraF, whose amino-acid sequence is MKNMLLILFFLHALGIVFLLHELGFRFNFTDSMPHGIYQIVPGKPERGDLITFSLAEENPYFQISLERHYLGLNGNRPLLKKLAGLPGDSIKISAEGVCINSKLLPHTQARSSDRYGRQLPIFLKSTVIPSAKGLALSTYTENSFDGRYFGLVNMDQVRRVIPVLTFKFGG